The Daucus carota subsp. sativus chromosome 7, DH1 v3.0, whole genome shotgun sequence genome window below encodes:
- the LOC108194789 gene encoding uncharacterized protein LOC108194789 has product MTTSYWLFKIAFSILSILLSLVSTSAVVFTIACIYSARETTYKKVMKVVPKVLKGLLITFFWIFIVSFAVIMGVSLIIFIVVFVVVITSGTVPSTPSIPVIIILLILGGIILLGTLYMGLVWQLANIVSVLEDVHGIQAMKKSRNLIKGKTGLSAAVLVVLSLCYLVIDQGFKASVVRGESVWGKILHACLWAMVVSMFSLFGLVIQTIIYFVCKSYHGENTHKSSLALHLEVFLKDYDQLDSQEEVFMV; this is encoded by the coding sequence ATGACGACCTCGTATTGGCTATTCAAGATAGCGTTTTCCATTCTTTCGATATTACTTTCCCTCGTTTCGACATCAGCCGTTGTATTCACCATTGCATGCATTTACAGTGCCAGAGAAACAACCTACAAGAAGGTCATGAAAGTGGTTCCCAAGGTCTTGAAAGGACTTCTGATCACtttcttttggattttcatcGTTTCTTTTGCAGTGATCATGGGTGTCtcacttataatatttatagtgGTATTTGTGGTTGTAATTACTTCTGGCACTGTACCAAGTACCCCTAGCATTCCGGTTATCATCATCCTCTTAATTTTAGGAGGAATTATTTTGTTGGGGACTCTGTATATGGGCTTGGTGTGGCAGTTAGCGAACATCGTATCCGTTTTAGAGGACGTACATGGAATTCAAGCCATGAAGAAGAGCAGAAATTTGATTAAGGGAAAGACTGGACTTAGTGCTGCGGTTTTGGTGGTACTAAGCCTATGTTATCTTGTAATTGACCAAGGTTTTAAGGCCAGTGTGGTGCGTGGAGAATCAGTGTGGGGAAAGATATTGCATGCATGTCTTTGGGCTATGGTGGTGTCTATGTTTAGTCTCTTCGGACTTGTAATCCAGACGATCATCTACTTTGTCTGCAAATCTTATCACGGTGAAAATACCCATAAATCATCCCTTGCTCTTCATCTTGAGGTGTTCCTCAAAGATTATGATCAGCTGGATTCCCAGGAGGAAGTTTTCATGGTTTAA
- the LOC108194790 gene encoding uncharacterized protein LOC108194790, producing the protein MESQTYANPPNIFSSETTSFWLFKLAFFISSILLSLVSTSAVVFTVACIYSAKETTYKKVMKVVPKVLKGLLITFFWIFIISFAVIMGVSLIIFLVVFLVVITSGVPSTPGVPVMILLLVFGGIILLGILYMSLVWQLANIVSVLEDVHGIQAMKKSKNLIKGNSGLCAAVLVVLNLCFLGIDLGFKASVVGGDSVWGKILHACLWAMLMSILSLLGLVIQTIIYFVCKSYHGETIGKSSLAHRLEVFHKDYDQLDSQEEVSMV; encoded by the coding sequence ATGGAATCTCAAACATATGCCAACCCTCCAAATATCTTCTCATCCGAGACGACCTCGTTTTGGCTATTCAAGCTAGCCTTCTTCATTTCTTCGATATTACTTTCCCTCGTTTCGACATCCGCCGTTGTTTTCACCGTTGCATGCATTTACAGCGCCAAAGAAACAACTTATAAGAAGGTCATGAAAGTGGTTCCCAAGGTTCTTAAAGGACTTTTAATCACTTTCTTCTGGATTTTCATTATTTCTTTTGCGGTCATCATGGGCGTCtcacttataatatttttagtggtATTTCTGGTTGTAATTACTTCTGGTGTACCAAGTACCCCTGGAGTTCCAGTTATGATCCTCCTCTTAGTTTTTGGAGGAATAATTTTGTTGGGTATTCTGTATATGAGCTTGGTGTGGCAATTAGCGAACATCGTATCCGTTTTAGAGGACGTCCATGGAATTCAAGCCATGAAGAAGAGCAAAAATTTGATCAAGGGAAATTCTGGACTTTGTGCTGCCGTTTTGGTGGTACTTAACCTATGTTTTCTTGGAATTGACCTAGGGTTTAAGGCCAGTGTGGTGGGTGGAGATTCGGTGTGGGGAAAGATATTGCATGCATGTCTTTGGGCTATGCTAATGTCTATATTGAGTCTCTTGGGACTTGTCATCCAGACCATCATCTACTTCGTCTGCAAATCTTATCACGGTGAGACTATCGGGAAATCATCGCTTGCTCATCGTCTTGAGGTGTTCCACAAAGATTATGATCAGCTGGATTCCCAGGAGGAGGTTTCCATGGTTTAA